In Streptomyces sp. TLI_146, the genomic stretch CGGCTACAAGCTGGGCGAGCGGGCCTGGCTGATGGGCCGGGAGAACGCGAAGAAGCACCACGGCGACGCGTTCGACGCCCGGGCCTGGCACATGGCGGCGCTCTCCCAGGGGCCGCTGGGCCTGGACGACCTGGTGGACGAGCTGTCCAAGCTCTGACGCGGCGGGGTGGCGGGTTCCCGCCCGGCGGGGGTCGGGTTCCCACCCCGTGGGTGGCGCGTCCCTACCCGGCGGGTGGCGGGTTCCTACCGGGCCGGTGGCGCGTCCCTACCCGGCGGGTGGCGGGTTCCCACCCGGTGGGTGGCGGGTCCAGGCCCGCCACCCACATCCCGCCACCGCGGCCCGGCCGTCAGCAGCCGCAGTTCTCCGCGCCCACGGGCGCGGTCAGTGCGTCGGCCTCGCGCGTCTCGCGGCCCTCCCAGGTCTCGAACTCGAAGCCCTCGCGCACCCAGTACTCGAAGCCGCCGAGCATCTCCTTGACCTGGTAGCCGAGTTCGGCCAGGGCCAGGGCGGCGCGGGTGGCGCCGTTGCAGCCGGGGCCCCAGCAGTAGGTGACGACCGGCACGGACTTGTCGAGCAGCTGCTCGGCCTGCTCGGCGATGAGCGCGGTGGGCAGGTGTACGGCGCCGGGCACATGGCCCTGGTCCCAGGACTCCGTGGAGCGCGAGTCCAGCACCACGAAGCCCGGCTCGCCGCCTGCGGCCAGCACGGACGCCACGTCGGAGACGTCGGCGTGGAAGACCAGGCTGGCGCGGAAGTACGCGGCGGCGTCGGCGGGCGCGGCCGGGGCGACGCGGAGGACGGGGTTGGCGGCGGTGGCGAGCTGCGTTGTTGTCATGGCCAGAAATCTACGGTCCTTGATCATGAGCCGGAAGATGCGATCCCCGGAACATCTCTTGATTCGCCGGGGATTTCACTGTTGTCTGGCAGCCATGACCGAGTATTCCCCGGACGCCACCGACTGGCGCATCCTGGACGCCCTCCAGCAGGACGGCCGGGCCACATTCGCGGAGCTGGCCCGCGCCGTCGCCATGTCCCCGAGCGCCGTGACGGAACGGGTGCGGCGCCTCGAAGAGGCGGGGGTGATCTCGGGCTATACGGCGGTCGTCGACCAGGAGCGGCTCGGCCGGGGCATCCTCGCCTTCGTACGGCTGCGGTACCCGAACGGCAACTACAAGCCGTTCCACGATCTGCTGGAGGCGACTCCGGAGATCATGGAGGCGCACCATGTCACGGGCGACGACTGCTTCGTGATCAAGGTGGGGGCGCGGTCGATGAGCCACCTGGAGGAGATCTCCGGGAAGATCGGCGCCCTGGGGTCGGTGACGACCAGCGTCGTCTACTCCTCGCCGCTGCCCCGCCGGGCGATCGGCCGCTGAGCCCCGGCCGGATTGCTCACTCCCCGGCGTGCGCCGACCGGTGCCGCACCTCCGACCCGTTCCGCTCCTTGACGATCTCCAGCTGGGTCGGGATGCGGCGGCGCAGATCCCCGACGTGGCTGACGATGCCGACGCTGCGGTCCCGCTCGCGCAGCGAGTCCAGGACGTCCAGGACCTCGTCGAGCGCCTGGTCGTCGAGGCTGCCGAAGCCCTCGTCGATGAAGAGCGTGTCCAGCCGTACGCCCCCGGCCTCGTCGGTGACCACATCGGCCAGGCCCAGCGCCAGCGCCAGCGACGCGAAGAACGTCTCGCCGCCCGAGAGCGTGGCGGTGTCCCGCTCCCGGCCCGTCCAGGCGTCGACCACATGCAGCCCGAGGCCGGAACGGCCGCGTCCGCCCCGGGCGTCGGAGTGCACCAGGGTGTAGCGCCCGCCGGACATCCGGCTCAGCCGGGCCGTCGCGGCGGCCGCCACCTGCTCCAGGCGCGCGGCCAGTACGTACGACTCCAGGCGCATCTTGCGCTCGTTGTCGGCGGAGGTGCCCGCGGTGAGCCCGGCGAGGCGGGCCACCCGGTCGTACTCCTCGCGCAGCGGCCCGATCCTGCGCGTCTCCGTGGCGGCCTCGCGGCCCAGCCGGGCGAGCTCGGCGCAGCGGGCGCGTGCGGCGGCGAGCACCGAGGCGGCCTCGCGCAGCGCGCGCTCCACGCGCGCGTGGACGGCCTCGGCCTCTTCGGTGCGCGCGTCCGGGCGCTCGGCCGCTGCGACCGTGTCGGGCTCGGCGAGCCGGTCGGCGACCGCCGCCTCCTCGCGCTGCCACTCGTCGAGCCGGTGCTGGAGCTCCCGCTGGCGGTGGTCGTCGAGGAACGCCTCGGCCGCCGCCCGGGGGGTGTCGAAACCGGCCCGGAAGGCCGCTTCGGAGAGCCGTCCGTCGGCGTCCTTGAGGCGCTGGGCGGTCACCTCGACCTCGCGGACCGCCTCGGCGGCCCCGGCGAGCAGCCCGGCCCGGTGCTCCAGGAGCGCGGCCTGCTCGGCGACGCTGCGCGCCTCGCCCCGCGCCTGCGCCAACTCCCGTTCCAGGGCGGCCTGTTCCCGGTCGATCTCCTCGCGCCGGGCGTTGCGGGCCGAGACACGGTTCTCGGCCTCCCGCTGCTCCGAGACCCGGCGCGCGTGTTCACGCTCGGCACTGGCGAACGCCTCCTGCGCGGCATGCAGGGAGGCGGCAAGCGCCCGGACCTCGCCGTACTCGCGCTCCAACTCACCGACCTGGGACGCGAGTTCCGCCACGGTCTCGGCGCCCGCTTCCGCGCGCGTGGCCGCGAACCGCTCGCGTACGGAGGCGAGGGCACGCTCGGCGTCGGAGCGGTCCGCCTCGACGCGCCGGTACGCCTCGTGGGCGGCGTCCTCGGTCGCGCGGTCCACATGGCCGTCCGCCGCGCGCGCGGGAGCGGGGTGCTCGGCGGAGCCGCAGACCGCGCAGGCCTCGCCGTCGCGCAGCCCGGCGGCGAGCTCGGCCGCGATGCCGCGCAGCCGCTCCTCGCGCAGGGCGAGCCAGTGCTCATGGGCCTGGTTGGCCCTCTCCCGCGCGGAGGCCTGCCGTTCCTCCGCGGCGTCCAGCCGCGCCTGGAGGGCGTCGCGCTCGCGGGCGGCCGCGAGCCGGCGCCGGGCCGGGTCGAGCCGCCCCACCAGCTGCTCCGCGCGCGTGGCCGCGAGGTGGGCCGTCTCGATGCGCTCCTGGTGGCGCAGCCGGTCGGCGTCCCAGGAGGCGAGCCAGCCGGAGGCGTCCAGGAGCAGTTGCTCGTCGGCCCTGGCCTCGCGGTCCAGGGCGGCGCGCTCGGCGGTGATCTCGGC encodes the following:
- a CDS encoding rhodanese-like domain-containing protein, with the protein product MTTTQLATAANPVLRVAPAAPADAAAYFRASLVFHADVSDVASVLAAGGEPGFVVLDSRSTESWDQGHVPGAVHLPTALIAEQAEQLLDKSVPVVTYCWGPGCNGATRAALALAELGYQVKEMLGGFEYWVREGFEFETWEGRETREADALTAPVGAENCGC
- a CDS encoding Lrp/AsnC family transcriptional regulator, with product MTEYSPDATDWRILDALQQDGRATFAELARAVAMSPSAVTERVRRLEEAGVISGYTAVVDQERLGRGILAFVRLRYPNGNYKPFHDLLEATPEIMEAHHVTGDDCFVIKVGARSMSHLEEISGKIGALGSVTTSVVYSSPLPRRAIGR
- a CDS encoding AAA family ATPase → MRLHRLRVTAFGPFGGTQEVDFDALSAAGLFLLHGATGAGKTSVLDAVCYALYGAVPGARQSPGATLRSDHAAPDTVTEVLLDLTVGGRRLEITRRPQQNRPKKRGTGFTAEKAQTWLREYDAREGVWEALSRSHQEVGEEIGQLVGMSREQFCQVVLLPQGDFAKFLRSDAEARGKLLGRLFDTGRFAAVEERLAELRRAAEQQVKAGDERLLALAQRMAQAAGDGADARDWPLPEHRPGEPGLAEAVLEWAAVARVGARERLAVAECAVTAAESRQAAARIALDDERRLAELQRRYADARRRADELAAAEPRRADVRERLDRARKADLVAPALALRAETEREHQAAATARERSRALLPADLAEAGADQLGALERQMRQELGALDAARRAEARSAEITAERAALDREARADEQLLLDASGWLASWDADRLRHQERIETAHLAATRAEQLVGRLDPARRRLAAARERDALQARLDAAEERQASARERANQAHEHWLALREERLRGIAAELAAGLRDGEACAVCGSAEHPAPARAADGHVDRATEDAAHEAYRRVEADRSDAERALASVRERFAATRAEAGAETVAELASQVGELEREYGEVRALAASLHAAQEAFASAEREHARRVSEQREAENRVSARNARREEIDREQAALERELAQARGEARSVAEQAALLEHRAGLLAGAAEAVREVEVTAQRLKDADGRLSEAAFRAGFDTPRAAAEAFLDDHRQRELQHRLDEWQREEAAVADRLAEPDTVAAAERPDARTEEAEAVHARVERALREAASVLAAARARCAELARLGREAATETRRIGPLREEYDRVARLAGLTAGTSADNERKMRLESYVLAARLEQVAAAATARLSRMSGGRYTLVHSDARGGRGRSGLGLHVVDAWTGRERDTATLSGGETFFASLALALGLADVVTDEAGGVRLDTLFIDEGFGSLDDQALDEVLDVLDSLRERDRSVGIVSHVGDLRRRIPTQLEIVKERNGSEVRHRSAHAGE